In Akkermansia muciniphila, the DNA window CCACGATCTCCCCGTGGCAGCCTACCCACTGCCTGCATGAGATGTGGGCGGCCACGTTGTGGTCATATTCAAAATAAACGTCGTAATGGTCCCATACGTCTCCGTCGTCCCGGCGCAGGGCGCGTCCTCCGGAACCAAAGGCCGCCAGCGGAAGCTGCTCATTCATGGACCATACCATCCCGTCAATCGTGTGGACGATCTGTTCCACGAACTGGCCGCCGCTCAGCCAGTTCCAGGCGGTCCAGTTGCGGAGGGCCCAAGCCACGTCCGTATCGGACGCGGGGCGGGAGTCCAGCGCCAGAGGGGACTTGGGCGGCGTGGTGTAATACAGCCCGTCAAAGGAAAGCACGCGTCCCAATTCTCCGGAGGAAAGCTTGCGGTGGGCTTCCTCATTCGCCTTGTCATAGCGCCAGCAGAACCCGTCCAGAATCACCAGATTCTTGAGCTTTGCCAGACGCACGGACTCCAGCACGGAAAGCACGCCGGGAACGTCCACCGCCACGGGTTTTTCCGCATAAATATGTTTGCTGGCGTCAATGGCCGCCGCCAGGTGCTCCGGACGGAAAGCGGGGGGCGTGCAGAGCAGCACTACGTCAATATCCGTTTGCAGCAGCTTCTTGTAGCCGTCCAGGCCGTCGAACATACGGCTCTTGTCTACCTGCACGCGGCTGCCGTACTCCTCCGCCAGCAGGCTGGAGCCGAAATCAATCCTTTCCTGAAACACGTCCGCCAGTGCCCAGACCACTGTTCCGGGGTCTGCGTCCAGCGCGTTCTTCATGGCGCCCAGGCCGCGGCCTCCGCAGCCGACCAGGCCCACCTTGAGCGGCCTGGCCTCCGTCACGGCTCCGGCGGCGTTTACATTTAAATAGGGCATGGCTGCCAGGAAACCTGCCGTTCCGGCGGCGGTTCTCAAAAAGCTGCGTCTGTTCCAAATAGGGGAACCCATCTCAGGGGAATTATACGGTGTCAGGCCATGGAATCAAACGCTGTATTGGGATGGTGACACAAAAAAGCAGACGCAACGCCCGTTGCCGGAAATTGCGTCTGCTGCAGGGAACCAATGAATGCACTATATTCTGGCTATTAGGTTGAACAGGGATACTCCCCCTGCTCAGAAAACAAAGCGTGCGCGACGGAAAATTTTGTCTGAAAAAACATTTCACAGGAGTAAAAAACTGATTTGACTCCGGATTCTCCTGTGTTCATGATGGATTCAATGAGGCCTCCGGCTCACCAATAGATCATTATTTTATGAAACAAAATCTTATTCCTTTGACAGCGGTTTTAGCGGCATTGGCCCTTGTCTCCTGCGACGGCGGCAAAAAACCGGACCAGACCGGGGAGACTCCCGCTCCCGCCGAACAGCAGATACCCAAAACGCCCGGAGAGAAAATGCTGGCCGTTCTGGTGCTGATTCAGGACCAGGCGACGGCAAACGCCCATGCGGAGGAGGTAAAGGAGCTGGCTGCCGCCCTTCCCAAGGATATTTCCAATGAAGAAGGCGTGAACATCGCCAATGAACTGATGCGTCTGGGCAGCCGGGAATGTTATGGCTCCCTGTCCCTGGAAGACGCGTTAAAAGAGATTAAACTGGACTCCGGAGAATACACCGGAAGTGTGCCTCTGGATGTGGATGCGTTTGAACCTACCCCGGAGGAACCGTAAAAATTACTTGCCTCTGTCCGGCAACTGCTGACTGTTTCAGCGTCTTTCCCTCCCGTTTTTCCGGGAAGGGAGGGGCGCGATTTTTGTAGCGCGCGGCAGCGGTTTTCCTGCTTTAACGGGGAAAAGGCCGTCTTAGAGACGGTCCGCTTAAATTCTTCTTTCCGCAGGATCGGGGAGGCTCCGGGGTGGTCATTCAGGCCAGGGGGCGGCGCAATTCTTCAATGGCTTCCGCCATGTCTTCCCGCGTGATCTTCTTGGAAATGCCAGCTTCTCCCGCCTTGGAGAGGAGGACGAAGCGGATGGTTCCTGCCCGGAATTTTTTGTCGGAGGCCGTTTTCTTGAGTACCAGTTCCGTGTCAATATCGTCCGGAAGGACCAGAGGCAGTTCCAGCGACTCAAGGGCGCAAAGAATCTTCCGGGAATCGGAAGAGCTCAAACCGGCCTTCCTCTCGCTCAGAAACAGGGCGGCGCGCATCCCCAGCGCCACGGCCTCTCCATGCAGGATAGTGCCGTAGGGGACGGCGGCTTCAATGCCGTGGCCGATGGTGTGGCCGAAATTGAGCAGGGCGCGGATATCAAGAGTCTCCAGCTCATCATTCTCCACAATGCGGGCCTTGATCGCCACATTCCGGGCAATCAGCTCCGGAAGCCTGGAGATGGTATTCAGGGAA includes these proteins:
- a CDS encoding Gfo/Idh/MocA family protein — its product is MPYLNVNAAGAVTEARPLKVGLVGCGGRGLGAMKNALDADPGTVVWALADVFQERIDFGSSLLAEEYGSRVQVDKSRMFDGLDGYKKLLQTDIDVVLLCTPPAFRPEHLAAAIDASKHIYAEKPVAVDVPGVLSVLESVRLAKLKNLVILDGFCWRYDKANEEAHRKLSSGELGRVLSFDGLYYTTPPKSPLALDSRPASDTDVAWALRNWTAWNWLSGGQFVEQIVHTIDGMVWSMNEQLPLAAFGSGGRALRRDDGDVWDHYDVYFEYDHNVAAHISCRQWVGCHGEIVDRTVCEKGMLLTPYRPHIQADKRWRFRGERGNMYADTHVAFYRFLRSGTWTQTLESAANKTLVAIMGREAAHTGQRITWEQIKKSATRLVPEDLTMDTPLPPARIPRPGRAA